The nucleotide window CGTGCCCTTCTTCCTTGCGGAAGGCCACGCAGTACATGAGCTCCGGATCGCCCAGAATACCGGCCGCCGTGTGGTTGACCGGGGGCTCGGGCAGGGCGAATTCAAAGCCTGCGGACCCGCCTTCACGGGGAATGAAATGCAGCTTGGTGCCTTCGATCTTGAGGTCGTAAAATTCTTGCATGGTATTCTCCCCGTCAGGCGGATTGTAAACAGGTTATGTGACAGAATTGTTATGGTCGACTGTTATGGCCGACTGTCATGCGTGGAAGCGGAATATCTGCGCTGCCGCGCTACTTGAGGAGGCGGCCGTGGTGGCCGTGGTGATGGTGCCGTGCGGTACAATGGCGCCCAGTAATTTGGGCGGCTGCATGGGCATCATCCGCCGTGAAGACGTCCGCGCGGCGTGCCTGTGCTGTTGCTGGCCGGAACGGGCGTCTTCAATTTTTGAGAATGCTGGCGCTCAATGGCATTCCCTGGAGTAACAGATTGAAATATGAATAATTTCAGCTTGTTACTCTGAATTTCTCCGCTCTAGTCGAGCCCCCTGCCACGGCGGCGCAGATGCGCCTCAATGGCCGAACGGCACTGAAGCACCACGTCTTCGGGCGGCTGCGAGGCGTCAATGATGGCAAAGCGTTCGGGCTCTTCTTCCGCCAGGGCGCGGTAGCCCCGGCGCACGCGCTCGTGAAAGTCCAGGCTTTCACTGTCAAAGCGGCCTTCGGCAATGACTATGCCGGTGGCGCGGTTGCGTTCGCCAGCGCGCTCCAGCCCGCAACGCACGGGCAGGTCCAGCAGCAGGGTCAGTTCCGGCTGAAGCCCGCCGGTGGCAGCCTGGTTGAGACCGCGCAGATATTCGATATCCAGCCCGCGCCCATAGCCCTGATAGGCCAGCGTGGAATCCGTGAAGCGATCGCAGAGCACCACCTGCCCGGCCTCAAGGGCGGGGCTGATGACCTCGGCCACATGCTGGGCGCGGTCAGCCAGAAAAAGAAACAGCTCGGCCCGGCTGCAAAGCCCTGTGGTGCGCACGTCCAGCAGCAGTGAGCGCAGGCGTCGGCCAAGGGCGCTGCCGCCCGGTTCTCTGGTGGTGACGGGGTCGTATCCGTGGCCCTGCAGGTACTCCACAAGAAACTCGATGGCTGTGGATTTGCCCGCGCCCTCTATACCTTCAAAAGTGATAAACATTCTTCTTTGACCGCCTTTTTGCGGGTTGCGGGGGCGGCTTTTTCCGGTGTTCGCGCTGCCCGGTAAACGGGGCGTCCCAGGGTGGCCTGCCAGGGGGTCCAGTCCTGCCCCTCGTCGTCCAGTTGGGCGAAAAGGCCACGGCACTGGGCCATCTTGGCGTCCAGATTGTCGGCATAGTGCAGGGCCATGGCCTCGGGCGTGTGGGGCGGGCGCACCGCGCCGAACTGGAGTTCGCCGTGGTGGCTCAGGATAAGGTGCTTGAGGTGCTGCTGCAAAGGCTCTTCAAGGCCGGATTTGGTCATGAAGGGAGCCAGCATTTCTACGCCAAGCATGAGGTGCCCGAGCAGGCGGCCCTCGTCGGTATAATCGTTGGCAAGGCCGCCGGAAAATTCGCGTATCTTGCCGATATCGTGAAAGAGCGCCCCGGCCAGCAGGGTCTGACGGTCCAGTTCCGGGTACTGGTCGGCAATGCGGCGGCAAAGGGTGAAGACGCTCAGGGTATGCTCCAGCAGACCGCCCACATAGGCATGGTGTACGCCCTTGGCGGCCGGGCATATGCGAAAAGCGGCCCGCAGCTCTTCATTGTTGAAAAAGCCCTGTACCAGCTTGCGCCAGGGCGTGTGGGTAAACTCGGTCTTGATGAGCCCGTCCAGCTCCTGAAGCATGTCGTCCAGCGGATAGGGACTGGCGGGCATAAGGGCCGTGTGATCCACGGTGGCGCTTTCGGCCTCGTCGAGCAGGCGCATGTGCTCCACCGTAAGCTGTACCTGATCGCGGTAAAGCCCGGCGCGGCCTTCAACCCAGACAAGGGAGCCGGAGGGAATCTCGCTGAAATCAGCGCTGAGGGGGCTCCATATCTTGGCTTCCAGACTGCCGCTGGCGTCCGTCAGGGTAAGCCGCCAGTACGGCCCGTTGCGGGACTGCCCCTGCGCCGCCTGGCTTACGGCGAACAGGCCGCGCGCTTCTGACGTGGCGCTAATGTCTTTGACGTAACAACCTTTTTCCATATATCTTTCCAGGAGCGGCCAGCGCTCCGTTCTTTTGGGTCTCCGTTTACGGCGGTGGCCGCAACGGGTCTATGGCCCGAATTTCCCTTCTTTCCGAGGTATTGTCAATGAACGTTCTCCTGACCAATGACGACGGCATCCGGGCCAGGGGCCTGCGTGCCCTGTACGCGGCTTTGATGGAAGCTGGGCACACGGTTTTCGTAGTGGCCCCCATGCGCCAGCAGTCCGGGGTGGGGCACTCGCTCACGGTTTTTGAGCCTGTGCGGGCCACGGTGATTGAAGAACCCGGCTTCACGGGCACAGGCGTTTTTGGCACGCCCACAGACTGCGTAAAGCTGGCCCTGGGGCGTCTGCTGCCCCAAAGGCCCGACCTTGTCATGTCCGGCATCAACGCCGGGGCCAACGTGGGGCCGGACATCCTGTACTCCGGCACCGTGGGGGCCGCCACCGAGGCCGCTCACGAGGAACTGCCCAGCATGGCCGTGTCGCACGACAGTTTCAGCCACAACACCGGCCCGGACGTGGACCTCATGCCCCAGGCCCGGCACGCGGTGGCTCTGGCCAGCCGCATCAACTGGGCTGAAGTGGGCCGCCGCCGGGTCATCAATGTGAACTATCCGGCCTGCCCGCTGGAGGAGGCGCGCGAACTGCGCATCTGCCCCCAGACCAGCGCCGTGTGGAAAAACGTCTATCTTGAGCGTGAAGACCCGAGGGGCGTGCCCTACTGGTGGCTTGAGGGCGAAATCCCCATGGAGAGCATCGAGCCCGATTCGGACAAGGATCTGCTCAACCGGGGGCACATCACCATGACGCCCCTGAATTTCGAGTTTACGGATCACAGGGGCATGCGCGCCCTGACAAAGATGGGGCTTTAAGGAAACGCTGCTGTATTCCGTTTGGCGGCCTTGCTTCACTTTTTTTGAAACAGTCGAGGACGGAAGCGTCCACTCCTGCTTCAAAAGTTGATCTGCTCTAGTTCTTCCGTTGGCCCGCAGGCGCGTAGCACGCGCGCAGACGGGCAGGCGCGACGCACCGCGTAAAAGCCGTTTCGTGTTTTAGCGCTTTGTGTATGTGTTGAATTGGCGGGGGATATGCCCCAAAACGGCCATGGGTGCGCGCCTGCCGTGGATCAAGAATCGTCAGAACGGCCAGGGATGCTCTTGTGGCGGCGTTAAACCATTCCCCTTCGCGCAAATTTGGTGTATGTGACTCTTGCTTGTAACGGGCGTTGGTGCTAGCCATGCTGTCTTGATGCCTGCATGGGCAAATGCCATTAAACTTGAGTATTTCGGCAGCCCTTGCCGCAGAAAACCACGGAGGAATTCATGCCTCTTACCAATCCCAAAGAAATGTTTGCCGCCGCCTATGCGGGGGGCTATGCCATTGGCGCGTTCAACGTCAATAACATGGAAATAATCCAGGGCATTATGAACGCGGCCTCCGAAGAAAAGTCGCCTGTCATTCTTCAGGTTTCTTCCGGCGCGCGCAAATACGCGGGGCAGGCGTACATCATGAAGCTGGTGGAGGCCGCTCTGGACGTTGACGCCAGCGTGCCCGTGGCCGTGCACCTTGACCACGGCCCAAGCTTTGAGATGTGCCGCGACTGCATTGACGGCGGTTTTACCTCGGTCATGATCGACGGTTCGCACCTGCCCTTTGAAGAAAACATCGCCCTGACCAAACAGGTGGTGGAATACGCCCATCCCCGTGGCGTGTGGGTTGAGGCGGAGCTGGGCAAGCTGGCAGGCATTGAGGAGCATGTGCAGTCTGACGAGCACGTGTATACCGATCCCGACGAAGCTGTGGAATTTGTGGAGCGCACGGGCTGCGACTCCCTGGCCATTGCCATCGGCACAAGCCACGGCGCGTACAAGTTCAAGGGTGAGGCCAGGCTGGATTTCGACCGGCTTGAAACCATCAGCAAAAAACTGCCCGACTATCCCCTTGTGCTGCACGGCGCGTCCAGCGTGCCGCAGGAATTTGTCGCCCTGTGCAACCAGTACGGCGGCAAGGTGGGCGGAGCCAAGGGCGTGCCCGAAGACATGCTGCGCAAGGCTGCGGGCATGGGGGTGTGCAAGATCAACGTGGATACGGACATCCGTCTGGCTGTCACGGCCTGCATCCGCCAGTACCTTGCCGAGCACCCCGAAGAGTTCGACCCCCGGTCCTATCTCAAGCCAGCCCGGGAAGCTGTCAAGAAGATGGTGGCGCACAAGATCCATAATGTGATGGGATCTTCAGGCAAAGCCTAAAACCACATAAGCCCTCGTCAAGGAGCGCAACATGCCCGTCAAACTGGGAATGAACGGCTTTGGCCGCATTGGCCGCTATCTGCTGCGGTTGCTGGCCGACGACCAGGATCTGCAAATCGCCGCCATCAACGCGCGCGCCGATAATGCCGCCCTGGCCTATCTTTTCAAGTATGATTCCACGTACGGCACCTTTGCGGGCAGTGTGGACCACGACGAGAACGGCATCATAGTCAATGGACGCCACATCGCCGTGACCCGTTGCAAACCCGGTGAATGGGAATGGAAGCGCCTTGGCGTGAACATTGCCGTGGAGACCACGGGCACCATCAAGGACGCCGAGGGCCTCGCCAAACATCTGGCCTGCGGTGCTGAAAAGGTCGTCATATCCGCGCCTGCCAAGGATGTGGACGCCATGGTCGTCATGGGCGTCAACGATCATGTGTACGACTGCGTCAAGCACAAGATCATTTCAGCCGCTTCCTGCACCACCAACTGCCTGGCCCCTGTGGCCAAGGTGCTGCACGAGAAGTTCGGCATCCGTCACGGCCTCATGACCACCATTCACAGCTACACCATGAGCCAGCGCATTCTGGACGGCACCCACAAGGACTGGCGTCGCGGCCGTGCCGCCGCCGTGTCCATGGTGCCCTCCAGCACGGGCGCGGCCAAGGCCGTGGGCATCGTGATGCCCGAGCTTGAAGGCAAGCTCAACGGCATGTCCGTGCGTGTGCCTACCTTTGACTGTTCCCTTGTGGATCTGACCTGTGAAGTGGAACGGCACTGCGACGCCGCGGCCGTCAACGAGGCCCTCAAGGCCGCCAGTGAAGGCTCCCTGGGCGCGCACATGGGCTTTACCGAAGAACCGCTGGTTTCCATCGACTTCCGGGGCAGCACGCACGGCGGCGTGGTGGATGCGCTCTCCACCCAGGTGCTCGACGGCACCATGGTCAAAGTACTTATCTGGTACGACAATGAAGCCGGCTTTACCAATCAGTTGCTGCGCCTGCTGCGCATGGTGGGCGGAACCTGCTAGAACATTTGCGCTTTGAAATGCCAGGGCGGCGCGGTCTTATGGGCCGCGCCGCCCTTTTTTGTGGACTTGGCGTAATCTTTTTTGAAGCGCTTTGTGCTTTGTGGGGGAGGGACCCTTTTGCAAAAGGGTCTCCTCCCCCACGCCCCCACCCCCTAAAACTCTTATCATACTGTAATAAAGCACAAAAAATTTGCTGGTCTCAAATGTATCAAGAGGCGGTTGTAGAGTGTTTCTCAGGCATCGCTTCATCACAGAATGTGTCTGATCAAAGTGTATCTGCACCATGCCGTTGTGTTCGCTCCGGCGGGTGCGCCTTGCTTGCGCGGACAAATGATGGAGCTGCGGCTTTAACTTCTGAAAATCCCCGTTCGAGGCAGGGCGCATATCACACGGTGCGCCAGGCAAGGTGTGCAATTCATGTGTGCAGATCAGGCGCGCCGCTTGAGTGTCTCGACCAGGGCCTGGTCGAGGTCAGGGCACTGAAAGCTGTAACCAGCGAGCTTGAGCCGGACGGGAAGCGATTTTTGCCCGTTCAAAACCAGTTCCTCGGCCATTTGCCCCAAAGCCGGACGGAGCACAAAACCGGGAACAGGCAGCCACGACGGGCGGGAACATGCCTTGCCCAGAGCGCTGGCAAACTGGCGCATGTTCACTTGCATGGGGGCGCTTATGTTGAAGATGCCCTGAACGTCCTCCCGCTCAAGCAGAAAGCGCACGGCCTGCGTCACGTCCGACATATGCACCCAGCTCATGGGCTGACGGCCGGAACCGACAGGGCCGCCCAAAAAGTACAGAAAGGGCGGCAGCATCCGTTCCAGAAATCCCCCCACGCCTCCCGAAGCTTTCTGGCCCACAACCGGCGAAAACCGCAGGATGCAGCGGCGTACGCCCAGCGCCTCCGCACGAGCCGTGCTTTCTTCCCAAAGGACGCACACATCTGCCAGAAAACCCTGCCCCCTGGGATACGTTTCGTCACAGTCGGGAGCCGTCGCGGCATCCTGCCACAGGCCATAATAGCCGCAGGCCGATGCCTGCAACAGGGTGCCCGGCAGGCGCAAGCCCCTGTCGCGCAGGGTTTGCAGCGCGGCTGTCAGGGCATGCCCCGCGTTGAGCCTGCTTTGCGCTATGGCCTGCTTTCGGGTGGCAGTCCAGCGTCCCGCGCCGATGTTTTCGCCCTGAAGGTTGATCACCGCATCCACATCGTGCAGCAGGGGAACCAGCGCGGCTGCGTCCATGCCGTCCCAGGCCGCATACGCAAGTCCCTTTTGCGGGGGACGCCCAGCCGCAGTGCCGCGCACGGCGGCGCGAACACTGTGTCCCTGCTGCAAAAGATGGGACGTGATGTGCGATCCCAAAAAACCTGATGAACCCAGAATAAGTATATGCATGGGGAGTCCTTTCGTGCGGAAGGTTCTGGGGCCTGGCAGCCGCGCCCCATGAGGGTGGTGAGGCAGGAGGAGGTGCCGGAAAGCGCGGCCAGAGGGATGCTCGCGCTGTCGCACCTGGCATACGGCTGTGGGCGGCGCAGGCAGGGCTGTGAGGCCAGCCACGGGGCTATTGCCCATGGCGCGGGAAGAGTCCGATGGAGCGCGCCGCCGGGTGACATGACGGCAGGTCGATTGCCTCTGGTACAGGCCTGTTGCCCATGGCCAGCCGACGTATCGATGCCGCAGCGACAGCCAGCAGACCGGTGCCGGGGCTGCTGACATCCTTGCAGCCAGTATAAACGGTATTGCTGTTTTTCTCCAGCCTGCGGGGCGGATACAACAGGCGCGCCGCAGGCCGTGAACAAAAAAAGCCCCGTGGCGACGGGGCTTTGGTAGTATGGAAAACCGCCGGAGCGGCTACTGGGTCTTTGGCTTCGGAGTCTTTGGCTACGGGTTCTTGGGCTACTGAATCTTGCAGTTGCCGTCCCTGCAGTCGGGGGTGGAGACCACGGGAGTGGCCTGGAACAGCACCACCTGCTCGCGGTTCTGGTTTTTCACAACCACGAGGGTAAAGCGCATGAGCCCTTCGGGCTGCGCAGGCTGGGATATGCCCTTGAAATAACCGTTGCCCGTCATCAGGGTAGCGCCGCCAATCATGGTGGTGCGCACATTGGTGATGGTCAGGCGGTCAACCACCATCTCCTTGTTTTTGATGGACTGGATGAAGTGCTCCTTGTCCTCAATGTGCCCGTTGCCGGCGATGTGCCAGTAATTGGGGGCCAGCAGGGTTTCAAGGGCGGGGATGTCGCCGGTCATGACCGCTTCGGTATACAGGGCTACTGTGTCGGCCTTGGCGTGGGCCTGACCGGCGGAAAGGCAAAGGAACAGAGTGCAGACAAGAAATGCGGATTTCAGAAAATTCATGGTATCCTCCGTCGTTATGCTGGGCCGGCATCTGCGGCGCAAGGCTGTTTTGCACCGGGAAATGGCCCGGCATGTATGTACAGGAAAGTTTGCCAATGCACACGCTTTCCTCTATTCTCGTGTTCTGACTGTTAAGCAAAACGCGTCTGTTGTAAAGCTCCACCTGTCCATCCTGCAGGATTTTCGGGACATTCCCTACGATACTATGAGGTTTTCTCGCCATGCTGACCAACATTCTTCAGGCTATTGGCAATACGCCTCTGCTGCGCCTTAATCTTTCACAAGATCTGCCCGGCAAGGTCTGGCTCAAACTTGAAAATCGTAACCCCGGCG belongs to Desulfovibrio sp. and includes:
- the tmk gene encoding dTMP kinase, which gives rise to MFITFEGIEGAGKSTAIEFLVEYLQGHGYDPVTTREPGGSALGRRLRSLLLDVRTTGLCSRAELFLFLADRAQHVAEVISPALEAGQVVLCDRFTDSTLAYQGYGRGLDIEYLRGLNQAATGGLQPELTLLLDLPVRCGLERAGERNRATGIVIAEGRFDSESLDFHERVRRGYRALAEEEPERFAIIDASQPPEDVVLQCRSAIEAHLRRRGRGLD
- a CDS encoding 3'-5' exoribonuclease YhaM family protein, yielding MEKGCYVKDISATSEARGLFAVSQAAQGQSRNGPYWRLTLTDASGSLEAKIWSPLSADFSEIPSGSLVWVEGRAGLYRDQVQLTVEHMRLLDEAESATVDHTALMPASPYPLDDMLQELDGLIKTEFTHTPWRKLVQGFFNNEELRAAFRICPAAKGVHHAYVGGLLEHTLSVFTLCRRIADQYPELDRQTLLAGALFHDIGKIREFSGGLANDYTDEGRLLGHLMLGVEMLAPFMTKSGLEEPLQQHLKHLILSHHGELQFGAVRPPHTPEAMALHYADNLDAKMAQCRGLFAQLDDEGQDWTPWQATLGRPVYRAARTPEKAAPATRKKAVKEECLSLLKV
- the surE gene encoding 5'/3'-nucleotidase SurE, which translates into the protein MNVLLTNDDGIRARGLRALYAALMEAGHTVFVVAPMRQQSGVGHSLTVFEPVRATVIEEPGFTGTGVFGTPTDCVKLALGRLLPQRPDLVMSGINAGANVGPDILYSGTVGAATEAAHEELPSMAVSHDSFSHNTGPDVDLMPQARHAVALASRINWAEVGRRRVINVNYPACPLEEARELRICPQTSAVWKNVYLEREDPRGVPYWWLEGEIPMESIEPDSDKDLLNRGHITMTPLNFEFTDHRGMRALTKMGL
- the fba gene encoding class II fructose-1,6-bisphosphate aldolase, coding for MPLTNPKEMFAAAYAGGYAIGAFNVNNMEIIQGIMNAASEEKSPVILQVSSGARKYAGQAYIMKLVEAALDVDASVPVAVHLDHGPSFEMCRDCIDGGFTSVMIDGSHLPFEENIALTKQVVEYAHPRGVWVEAELGKLAGIEEHVQSDEHVYTDPDEAVEFVERTGCDSLAIAIGTSHGAYKFKGEARLDFDRLETISKKLPDYPLVLHGASSVPQEFVALCNQYGGKVGGAKGVPEDMLRKAAGMGVCKINVDTDIRLAVTACIRQYLAEHPEEFDPRSYLKPAREAVKKMVAHKIHNVMGSSGKA
- the gap gene encoding type I glyceraldehyde-3-phosphate dehydrogenase, which codes for MPVKLGMNGFGRIGRYLLRLLADDQDLQIAAINARADNAALAYLFKYDSTYGTFAGSVDHDENGIIVNGRHIAVTRCKPGEWEWKRLGVNIAVETTGTIKDAEGLAKHLACGAEKVVISAPAKDVDAMVVMGVNDHVYDCVKHKIISAASCTTNCLAPVAKVLHEKFGIRHGLMTTIHSYTMSQRILDGTHKDWRRGRAAAVSMVPSSTGAAKAVGIVMPELEGKLNGMSVRVPTFDCSLVDLTCEVERHCDAAAVNEALKAASEGSLGAHMGFTEEPLVSIDFRGSTHGGVVDALSTQVLDGTMVKVLIWYDNEAGFTNQLLRLLRMVGGTC
- a CDS encoding TIGR01777 family oxidoreductase; amino-acid sequence: MHILILGSSGFLGSHITSHLLQQGHSVRAAVRGTAAGRPPQKGLAYAAWDGMDAAALVPLLHDVDAVINLQGENIGAGRWTATRKQAIAQSRLNAGHALTAALQTLRDRGLRLPGTLLQASACGYYGLWQDAATAPDCDETYPRGQGFLADVCVLWEESTARAEALGVRRCILRFSPVVGQKASGGVGGFLERMLPPFLYFLGGPVGSGRQPMSWVHMSDVTQAVRFLLEREDVQGIFNISAPMQVNMRQFASALGKACSRPSWLPVPGFVLRPALGQMAEELVLNGQKSLPVRLKLAGYSFQCPDLDQALVETLKRRA
- a CDS encoding nuclear transport factor 2 family protein; the protein is MNFLKSAFLVCTLFLCLSAGQAHAKADTVALYTEAVMTGDIPALETLLAPNYWHIAGNGHIEDKEHFIQSIKNKEMVVDRLTITNVRTTMIGGATLMTGNGYFKGISQPAQPEGLMRFTLVVVKNQNREQVVLFQATPVVSTPDCRDGNCKIQ